One genomic window of Bradyrhizobium sp. B124 includes the following:
- the miaA gene encoding tRNA (adenosine(37)-N6)-dimethylallyltransferase MiaA, with protein sequence MQAHSGLLDKAVLIAGPTASGKSALALELAQRTGGVVINTDSMQVYRDLRIITARPTTAEEAQVPHRLYGHVDAGVNFSAGAWVTDAARMLGEARADKRLPIFIGGSGLYFKALTRGLSAVPQIPADVRDSVRARLEQHGVEALHAELAARDPVSGERLKPRDRTRIARALEVVEATGRPLPDWHRDGLPPLLPPGQFHALFLAPERERLYARIDARFGAMLDAGALDEVAALAARGLDPLLPAMKAHGVPALIRHLKGEISREEAAEIGRADTRHYAKRQFTWFRHQLPEFEWVAPEAAKGWLEAQIP encoded by the coding sequence ATGCAGGCGCATTCAGGATTGTTGGACAAGGCAGTGCTTATCGCAGGGCCGACCGCCAGCGGCAAGTCGGCGCTGGCGCTCGAGCTTGCGCAGCGGACCGGCGGGGTCGTGATCAACACCGACTCCATGCAGGTCTATCGCGACCTCCGGATCATCACCGCGCGGCCGACCACTGCCGAGGAGGCACAGGTTCCGCACAGGCTCTATGGCCATGTCGACGCCGGCGTGAATTTCTCCGCCGGTGCCTGGGTGACTGACGCGGCCAGGATGCTCGGCGAGGCCCGGGCGGACAAACGCCTGCCGATCTTCATCGGCGGCTCGGGCCTGTATTTCAAGGCACTGACGCGCGGTCTGTCGGCGGTGCCGCAGATCCCCGCCGATGTGCGCGACAGCGTACGCGCAAGGCTGGAGCAGCACGGCGTCGAGGCGCTGCATGCCGAGCTTGCGGCACGCGATCCGGTGTCCGGCGAACGGCTGAAGCCGCGCGACCGCACCCGCATCGCGCGGGCGCTCGAAGTCGTCGAGGCCACCGGCCGCCCGCTGCCGGACTGGCATCGCGATGGCCTGCCGCCGCTGTTGCCGCCGGGCCAATTCCACGCGCTGTTTCTGGCGCCGGAGCGCGAGCGGCTCTATGCGCGGATCGATGCGCGGTTCGGCGCGATGCTCGATGCCGGCGCGCTCGACGAGGTCGCGGCGCTGGCAGCTCGCGGGCTCGATCCGCTGCTGCCGGCCATGAAGGCTCATGGCGTCCCGGCGCTGATCCGGCACCTCAAGGGGGAGATCAGCCGTGAGGAGGCCGCCGAGATCGGCCGGGCCGACACCCGCCACTACGCCAAGCGCCAGTTCACCTGGTTTCGCCACCAGCTCCCGGAATTCGAATGGGTCGCGCCCGAGGCGGCGAAGGGGTGGCTGGAGGCGCAAATCCCGTAG
- the serB gene encoding phosphoserine phosphatase SerB — MSLVATLICNPASPALDSTIVDGARAVLPSPGPAQWLFNEVAVDIPFERQDASRDEIKAIEERLRQARGDLPIDIVVQPRLGRRKKLFLADMDSTMIGQECIDELADFAGLKAHVAAITERAMRGEIEFESALRERVALLKGLPVGVVDEVLEKRITPTPGGRALVMTMRAHGAHTCLISGGFTLFTTVVAEKIGFQENRANQLQVADGKLTGEVVEPILGRATKLATLVELTESFDLDDIDTLVTGDGANDLGMIQAAGLGVAYHAKPAVAAAAAARIDHGDLTALLYAQGYRRDEFVEG; from the coding sequence ATGTCCCTCGTTGCCACGCTGATCTGCAATCCTGCAAGCCCCGCGCTCGACTCCACCATCGTCGACGGTGCGCGGGCCGTGCTGCCCTCACCGGGCCCGGCGCAGTGGCTGTTCAACGAAGTCGCCGTCGACATTCCGTTCGAGCGTCAGGACGCCAGCAGAGACGAGATCAAGGCCATCGAGGAGCGGCTGCGCCAGGCCCGCGGCGACCTGCCGATCGACATTGTCGTGCAGCCTCGGCTCGGCCGGCGCAAGAAGCTTTTTCTGGCCGACATGGATTCGACCATGATCGGCCAGGAATGCATCGACGAGCTCGCCGATTTCGCCGGGCTGAAAGCCCATGTCGCCGCCATCACCGAGCGCGCGATGCGCGGCGAGATCGAGTTCGAATCGGCGCTGCGCGAGCGGGTGGCGCTGCTCAAGGGCCTGCCGGTCGGCGTCGTCGACGAGGTGCTGGAGAAGCGCATCACGCCGACGCCGGGCGGCCGCGCGCTGGTCATGACGATGCGCGCGCACGGCGCCCATACCTGCCTGATCTCCGGCGGCTTCACCCTGTTCACCACGGTGGTCGCGGAGAAGATCGGCTTCCAGGAGAACCGCGCCAACCAGTTGCAGGTCGCGGACGGCAAGCTGACCGGCGAAGTGGTCGAGCCGATCCTCGGCCGCGCGACCAAGCTTGCCACCCTGGTCGAGCTGACCGAATCCTTCGACCTCGACGACATCGACACGCTGGTCACGGGCGACGGCGCCAACGATCTCGGCATGATCCAGGCCGCGGGTCTCGGCGTCGCCTATCACGCCAAGCCCGCGGTCGCAGCCGCCGCGGCGGCGCGGATCGATCACGGCGACCTCACCGCGCTGTTGTATGCGCAGGGCTATCGGCGGGATGAATTCGTCGAGGGGTAG
- a CDS encoding Do family serine endopeptidase: MIAARPALTRRLRMMGAAISIGAASMLSSVPAFARGPEGIADIAEKVIDAVVNISTSQTIEAKDRTMPQLPPGSPFEEFFDDFFKNRRGPPGKGGDKSGEFQPRKTNSLGSGFIVDTAGIVVTNNHVIADADEINVILNDGTKIKAELVGVDKKTDLAVLKFKPPKPLTAVKFGDSDKIRLGDWVVAIGNPFSLGGTVTAGIVSAKNRDISQGPYDSYIQTDAAINRGNSGGPLFNLEGEVIGVNTLIISPTGGSIGLGFAVPSKTVAGVVDQLQKFGELRRGWLGVRIQQVTDEIADSLNIKPARGALVAGVDDKGPAKPAGIEPGDVVVKFDGKDVKDPKDLSRIVADTAVGKEVDVVVIRKGNEETRKVTLGRLEDNDKVQQANAKPKDDTAEKPVTQKALGLDLAALSKDLRTKYKIKDSVKGVIVTGVDSNSDAAEKRLSAGDVIVEVAQEAVSSAADIKKRLDQLKKDGKKSVLLLVSNGDGELRFVALGVQ, from the coding sequence ATGATCGCTGCCAGACCAGCCCTGACCCGTCGCCTCCGCATGATGGGAGCTGCGATCTCGATCGGTGCTGCGAGCATGCTGAGCTCCGTGCCGGCGTTCGCACGCGGCCCCGAGGGTATCGCCGACATCGCCGAGAAGGTGATCGACGCCGTCGTCAACATCTCGACGTCGCAGACGATCGAGGCCAAGGACCGGACGATGCCGCAATTGCCGCCCGGCTCGCCGTTCGAGGAGTTCTTCGACGATTTCTTCAAGAACCGCCGCGGCCCGCCCGGCAAGGGCGGCGACAAGAGCGGCGAGTTCCAGCCGCGCAAGACCAACTCGCTCGGCTCGGGCTTCATCGTCGACACCGCGGGTATCGTCGTCACCAACAACCACGTCATCGCCGACGCCGACGAGATCAACGTCATCCTCAACGACGGCACCAAGATCAAGGCCGAGCTGGTCGGCGTCGACAAGAAGACCGACCTCGCGGTCCTCAAGTTCAAGCCGCCGAAGCCGCTCACCGCGGTCAAGTTCGGCGACAGCGACAAGATCCGCCTCGGCGACTGGGTGGTCGCGATCGGCAACCCGTTCAGCCTCGGCGGCACCGTGACTGCCGGCATCGTCTCGGCGAAGAACCGCGACATCAGCCAGGGCCCGTATGACAGCTACATCCAGACCGACGCCGCCATCAACCGCGGCAATTCCGGCGGTCCGCTGTTCAACCTCGAAGGCGAGGTGATCGGCGTCAACACGCTGATCATCTCCCCGACCGGCGGCTCGATCGGTCTCGGTTTCGCCGTGCCGTCGAAGACGGTGGCCGGCGTCGTCGACCAGCTGCAGAAGTTCGGCGAGTTGCGCCGCGGCTGGCTCGGCGTTCGCATCCAGCAGGTCACCGACGAGATCGCCGACAGCCTCAACATCAAACCGGCGCGCGGCGCGCTGGTTGCCGGCGTCGACGACAAGGGGCCGGCCAAGCCGGCCGGCATCGAGCCGGGCGACGTCGTCGTCAAGTTCGACGGCAAGGACGTCAAGGATCCGAAGGATCTGTCGCGCATCGTCGCCGATACCGCGGTCGGCAAGGAAGTCGACGTCGTCGTCATCCGCAAGGGCAATGAAGAGACCCGCAAGGTCACGCTCGGCCGGCTCGAGGACAACGACAAGGTTCAGCAGGCCAACGCCAAGCCCAAGGACGACACCGCCGAGAAACCGGTGACCCAGAAGGCGCTCGGTCTCGACCTGGCCGCGCTGAGCAAGGATCTGCGCACCAAGTACAAGATCAAGGACAGCGTGAAGGGCGTTATCGTCACCGGCGTCGACAGCAACTCCGATGCTGCCGAGAAGCGTCTGTCGGCCGGCGACGTCATCGTCGAGGTGGCGCAGGAGGCGGTGTCCAGCGCCGCCGACATCAAGAAGCGTCTCGATCAGCTGAAGAAGGACGGCAAGAAGTCCGTACTGCTGCTGGTCTCGAACGGCGACGGCGAACTGCGCTTCGTCGCGCTCGGTGTGCAGTAG
- a CDS encoding DUF2065 domain-containing protein, which translates to MKSIAFGDFLIGLGILFVLEGILFAASPAWMRRAMKSALATPDNILRIVGIGSAVAGLILIWLVRR; encoded by the coding sequence ATGAAGTCCATAGCGTTCGGCGACTTCCTCATCGGGTTGGGAATCCTGTTCGTGCTCGAAGGTATCCTGTTTGCGGCAAGCCCCGCCTGGATGCGCCGGGCGATGAAGAGCGCGCTGGCCACGCCCGATAACATCCTGCGCATCGTCGGCATCGGTTCGGCGGTTGCGGGACTGATCCTGATCTGGCTGGTGCGGCGCTGA